The Nicotiana tomentosiformis chromosome 9, ASM39032v3, whole genome shotgun sequence genome contains the following window.
TAACTAACAAATAGGAAGCATGTTGAATGACCAAATTAGAAAGGAGAAGAAACTGTTTAGACTTTTCAGAAGGTAACCATGATAAAGTACAGGTACAACTTATCAGGTCAGCTAATTGATCTAGAAGGAAGTTAGCATAATCATAGTAGTTCACAATTGTGACAATACAACTAAAGTTTTGTGGGACGTCTTAGGATTTATAAGGAAAATTATAATATAAATTCTTAATGACAGAAGCGAGACTTCGAAATATTTAGATGAGAGTAAAAGTGATTTTTTTGTTATTCTTGCAAGTATTTATTGCAGGATGCTCCTTGAAAATAGAATTATACCAGTATGCTCTTTCCCAGTTATATGCAGTTATGCACACACCATTTTACCCTGCTCGTTCGAATCCATACATTCCTTTACTCGTTAAAATAGCAGTCCTTTGCTAAGCATATGCGAGATGTTTCAGAGAAGTCTCAAAACTAGATATTTTTACTCAGACTAGTCAAGTCAAATAGACTACCGTAAATGCCCAATATATAACAGAACCTTTACTGCGATCAAAGTCAGATTAAGGAACACCACCTTGAAATGAGGAGGGAAGCAATTCTTCAACTTCTCTCTCAAACAAAGGCCAATCACAGTTGCCATGCTACAATGCTGGATGGTTGGGGTGAAAGTAATCCTATGAACAATAAGAAAAAGTAGAATACGCAAAACCAACATGAGTTAGGAAAGTTAGGAATAATTTGTTACTAGTTTATTGCTTTCTTTTAAGGTTTTACAAAACATGGTATATAGCATCCATTTAATATGCATGGAGATTAGCTGGTTCTTAGTAATATATATGGGATTGAAAAGAGTGATGCTTTCACAGGTAAAAGATGGCAAAGAATCAGTGCAGACAACTCCATTGTGTCTATCTATTACGGACATTTTGCTGAAAAAGGAAAAAACAGCTTTTTAAGCGAGAGTCCAAGTTATAAAGTTAAAAGCTGTTTTGGCTCTACTGTGGGGGGTCTTTTCTGTTGTTTCTTCTTGATTGACAACATTGCTCTTTATAAAAGCATATTCATATTCTAGTAAATTGCTTAGGTATCTAGTATATTTGCTACTCATGTTAGTGAGCCAGGTAACTTTTAACAGGAATGATTaagcatgttagaaatcattGCACATAAGTATGTACGTTCTGGTAAATCTGTTGTCAAATAATTCCAGAGAGTGAAAAGTGAACTAGAATCGAGCAACCAAGCTTAACTCAGAATACGTGGAATCATATCGCAGACCTGCTAGAGTGAAATCAGGGAGGTAAAACTCCATCCGAAAATGTTAACTCAATAGAGCTCGACCTCCCATCAAATATATGGCTTAATTGTTCACCTCTAAACAATGAGCCCAAAAATCTGACTCCAAAAATACACGGGATTTTCAACAGTGATTAAAATTTCAATCGCCATTCGCCAACCAGCGAAGATAAATTATATGACTAACTCGAATTTTACATGAGTCACCAATCAGCTAATTGAACACGATATAGATAAAATTTTCCATTTTCCTcccttatacatatatatagataAATCAAACTATATGTCCGCGCTTACTTATCAACAAAAAGAATACACAAGCAATATGTTTTTTTTggataataataattaataaacaaGCAGATAAGGTCATAAGTCAGTATTGAACATACAGAATGCGTCCAAGCTTCTCGTCAACAGTAATGGACTCTTCGGAGAGCACACTCAGCTGCTCTAACGAATACGGATGCTCTGGATCTCTTATATCCCTTACGAAatgtattaaaattttcaaaatcaagGATCACTTCAAATTCAACCACAGTAAATTGATAAACAATTAACTCACACGAAAATATCCGTAAATCCAAATTAAGATAATTAAAAAAAACAGAAACCTAAATCAGCTTACTGCATCAAAATACCTGATTTCTCCTTTTCTTCTTATACTCTTTGTAGAAAATTTCGAACTAAAAACGACGTAGTTTGAAATACTAGCAGTTACAAGAGGATCATACTAAATTCAGACATTTGAACAATGAAAATTCATCATTTAAATTTCAtataaaaaactaaaataaacATACTAAATGAAATAGCTACTTAAATTTATTTTAATGTTATTCTCGTACAAGTAGAAAATTCCAAACTAAAACGACGTAGTTTAGGAATTGCAGGCACGAGCTCGGGAAAAAAGGATATCATAAATGTCGAGAGCATCAACGGCGTGATGATCTTCAGGGCGAGCGATCCTCTCCTTTTTGGCGTGAACCACTGGATTTGCATTTATCAGTCCCAAAGTCATCTCCTTTTCTCTCAGTCTGAACCTCTGATGATGCTGAAGCTAAACAAATATAGAAAGTTTTTTTTTTACCTCTGATGATACTGAAGAAGAAAGTCTTTTTTTATGATTTACACCCGATATTATTGTAACCAGACTAAATTCAGATTCGTGTAACGTAAAACAAGGCAATTTTATATTTCGGGCTCGAACCCATATTTAGGACTCCAACACAAAAGCTCTAATTAAAGATAAAGAAATACCTAACATTTCGGTAATTCTAATTGAGTATATGGAAGAAAGTTAAATACTCCATCGTCTAATTGCGTACAAAGTTCACGGACTCGCTAGTCGTCAAATCAGCGGTGCATTTTCTAGTCAAAAAGTTGTCCACTAGTGGCGGCACACGTAACATTCAAGTCGCCTCATCGTTGTAAAGATTATTTTAGTTACTTAATCGTCCACTATAGATAACTGTATGTCATAATCCATTAAATTACATTAATAGTggattaacatgtaaaattcaCAAATAGCAAGCATTAAAGATCCCTCCCCTTCAATTTATTTGACATATTTTCATTATTAGttcgtttttaaaaaataatatatttatatatttaaaaataatttaacttaaaaaaATTTAGTTTATAATGAAaaacttttataatcacacaCTTCGGAAACAAACTCTCTACTCCCTCGGataggggtaggggtaaggtctgcgtacacattaccctccccaaaccccactagtgagatttcactgggtcgttgttgttgttttatATTCACACAAATATAATTGATCTCACAAAGGTTTTACCCTGTAAGTTCTTAAGATCACAAGCTTTAAGAATCTTTTTTTTCCCTTAAACTCCATGCCAAATCAAACTAACTCGTATAAATTAAAACGGAAAAATTATAAGTAACGagctactccctccgtctcatattatCTGATATGATTCTCTTGTACATGCCCCTTAAGAAAAATTAATTATGATGGGATTTTGATTACTTTACCCCTATTCACgtcttaatatttaatttttttttattggtATTTGAATAAAGTTATCCATACTTAGAGGTGTTTGTAGTCTTCAAGGATAATTATTATAGTACTAaggataaaaaaagaaaagataatcaattttgtcttgaacttctaaaatgacaaataatttgagacaattatTTTTAGTAACCACGGCTGATAATATGAGACGGGGGAGTATTAGTTTTCCAATTGCGTAATCAAACTCTTCTTAAATTAAGAGAGCATGTGATTGTGAGGTGTGTGAGTTGTGATAATGATTCACTTTATTTGGTAGAAATCTTGAAAATCAGGTTGACATCTCAACAACGACAAAACACATTAAGGCacgtgtaacgacctgaccggccgttttgagctctagtgcattATTTGGcaatttgagaccttgagtattTCCACTtcttgtattatgacttgtacgtgtggtcggaattgaatttcgggaagttcggatggaaaatttttaattcggaagctttaagttggaagagttgactaaggtttgacgtTTGAGTAAATAATCtctgaatcgggatttgaaggttccaataggttcgtatgatgattttggacttgggcatatattcagattgagtatcgggtcgcccaGGAGCATTTCAACGtttattgtgaaaagttggcattttgaaagttttagaaattcataagtttgacttgaagtgaactttggtgttatcgatatccgtttgggattctgagccttggaataggttcatatggtgatttatgacttgcacgtaaagtttggaGTCATTCCGAGATGCTTAAGTATAATTTGGACGCATTCGacgaagtttaaaagtttgaaagtttaaagaagggttTCAatcatcgattcatagttttgatgttgtt
Protein-coding sequences here:
- the LOC104111969 gene encoding protein AE7-like 1, producing MTLGLINANPVVHAKKERIARPEDHHAVDALDIYDFVRDIRDPEHPYSLEQLSVLSEESITVDEKLGRILITFTPTIQHCSMATVIGLCLREKLKNCFPPHFKVDIKVAPGSHADEDSVNKQLNDKERVAAAMENPNLRQLVDECLYSSEL